In Magnolia sinica isolate HGM2019 chromosome 12, MsV1, whole genome shotgun sequence, a single genomic region encodes these proteins:
- the LOC131221041 gene encoding uncharacterized protein LOC131221041 produces MRPLDEKETTAVFEKLFKFTGTNLKHIVERPSLEGPGASRYCFRLHKNRVFYVSDSLLKRATNIARDRLVSLGTCIGKFTKTGSFRLTIQSLDLIAAHSKHKVWLKPTSEMSFLYGNHVLKSGLGRITENTSSGDGVVVFSMSDVPLGFGVSAKSTQDCRKLDPNGIVVLHQADIGEYLRTEDDL; encoded by the coding sequence ATGAGACCTCTCGATGAGAAAGAAACGACGGCAGTTTTCGAGAAGCTATTCAAATTCACAGGGACGAATCTAAAGCACATCGTCGAGCGCCCTTCTCTCGAAGGACCCGGCGCCTCTCGTTACTGCTTCCGCCTCCACAAGAACCGCGTCTTCTACGTCAGCGATTCACTCCTCAAGCGCGCCACCAACATCGCTCGAGACCGCCTTGTCTCTCTCGGCACCTGCATCGGAAAGTTCACCAAGACCGGCAGCTTCCGCCTCACCATTCAGTCCTTAGATCTCATCGCCGCCCACTCCAAACACAAGGTCTGGCTCAAGCCCACCTCCGAGATGTCATTCCTCTACGGCAACCACGTCCTCAAGAGTGGCCTCGGTCGCATCACCGAGAACACCTCCTCCGGCGATGGAGTCGTTGTATTCTCCATGTCTGACGTCCCTCTTGGCTTTGGCGTCAGCGCCAAATCCACGCAGGACTGCAGGAAGCTCGACCCGAATGGAATTGTCGTGCTTCACCAGGCAGACATTGGGGAGTATCTGAGGACTGAGGACGATCTCTGA